The following nucleotide sequence is from Anabaena sphaerica FACHB-251.
TATTTTCCTGAATTACAGCTTGTACAGATTTCCGTTGAAAAAATTTCTCATAGACAACATCATCAATAGCTAAGTAAGTAACTTGGCACAATTAAATATAAAACCTCTCTCCAAACCTCTCCCCTACCAGGGGAGAGGCTTTGACTCCCCCTTCCCTAGTAGGGAAGGGGGATGGGGGGTTAGGTTTATATTATATTTTTTAACGCCCACTTACTTAGAGTTTATATTCTGGTTCAGTAAGTTGAATGAGATTCCGATATACTATATATTGTCCCAAGGCGTTATGAAAATCATACATCAGCGATTTGCTGACAAAACTTTTAATTTCCACAACTATTTTCTGTCCTTGACGTTCTGCGGCAATTGGTTTTTCTGCTGCTAGGTCTGCGTATAGTTCAGCATCTTCATATTTGATAATATAAGGGTCGTCTGTGATAGTCTAACGGTCTTTTATCAATGCGTTTTTGACTTCGTTATGGTAGATATCTTTGGCTGGCATATTGGCATTATTTAATTATACTCTAATTGTAGTTTCAGGTAAGGGAAATTAGCAATTCTTGATTCTCAGTTAGCAGCAGCTAGTGGTTGTGGTGTTAGTTTGGTTATTTTTGATTAGGGTTGGTTAATGTATGGGTAGAGAATAGAAGGTAAATTGAGGGATGAGAATATTAAGTTATAATTTATTTAATAAATCCTGTAATTTTTTTCAATAATTCTTCTGCTTTTTGAGCATTTTGTGTATTACCTTGTTGTTGATAGAGTTGTTTTGCAGCTTCTAAATCTTTAATCGCACCTTTTTTATCTCCTAATTCAGATTTAGCAAATCCCCGGTTGGTGTAGGCTTCGGCTAATTGAGGATTAATGGTGATAGCTTGAGTATAATCATCAATCGCACCTTTTTTATCTCCTAATTCATATTTACTATTTCCCCGGTTGTAGTGGGGCTCAGCAAATTGAGGACTAATGGTGATAGCTTGAGTATAATCATCAATCGCACCTTTTTTATCTCCTAAATCAAATTTAGCAATTCCCCTGCTGGTGTAGGCTTGGACATATTGAGGATTAATGGTAATAGCTTGAGTATAATCATCAATCGCACCTTTTTTATCTCCTAATTCAGATTTAGCAATTCCCCTGCTGGTGTAGGCTTCGGCTAATTGAGGATTAATGGTGATAGCTTGAGTATAATCATCAATCGCACCTTTTTTATCTCCTGATTCAGATTTAGCATTTCCCCGGTTGTTGTAAGCTTCGGCTAATTGAGGATTAATGGTGATAGCTTGAGTATAATCATCAATCGCACCTTTTTTATCTCCTGATTCAGATTTAGCAATTCCCCGGTTGTTGTAGGCTATGGCATATTGAGGATTAATAGTGATAGCTTGATTATAATCAGCGATCACTTCTTGATATTTTTTCAATTTACTAAATAGTTCTCCTCGCACTCCATATAGCAAAAAATCTTTTTCTTTGTCTTTTTCTGCTTCTAAAATTGCTTGATTAAGTGCTTCTACTCCATTTTTATATTGTTTTAATTGCTGAAAAATCAAACCCTTTAATAAATAGGAACGATAAAAAGTAGGTTGTTCTCTAATTGCTGTATTTATAGTATTTAAAGCTAAATCATATTTTTCTTGTCTGAACCAAATCAAAGCAGTATTGTAATAGGCTTCCCAAGAGTTGGGATCTTTGCTAACTGCACTTTCCATCGCTTTAATGGCATTTTCTGTATTACCAATTCGCCATAATTGAATACCATAATTTAGCCACTGTTTTCCAGTACCATTCACAGAATCAGGTGCGGAAGAATAAGGCTGTACCAATAGTAAAATAACAGAAGTTTTATCTGCTGATTTAGGTTCATTATTAGCAACATTTAATTGAGGTTGAGGTAATTTCCATAAACCATCTTTTTGATAAAATAAAAAACTCTCAATAGACAAACCCAAGCTAAA
It contains:
- a CDS encoding XisH family protein, with product MCQVTYLAIDDVVYEKFFQRKSVQAVIQENNIYCRLG